The following are encoded in a window of Pieris napi chromosome 23, ilPieNapi1.2, whole genome shotgun sequence genomic DNA:
- the LOC125061369 gene encoding E3 ubiquitin-protein ligase RFWD3, translating into MGDSSDSSPNIIIDDHSTNNASETPSPPSPDILEDSSHLNEPSPGYEPSSPRYEPPSSRYEPHSPRYSPIYEPSSPVYEPSSSLNSNSQSYAVMTSLYRPAALEVHLDLPIYEPVNPSNNIYVAIPWTYESRNLEQSEDSNPVIVNEESSSSPQDIVKTYENYSEPPAKIRRLSSPKQNDDCDGETCPICLDTWGNSGDHRLVALRCGHLFGAKCVERWLKTQVSKNRSCPTCKRKASMKDLRFIYARRLVAADTTQITALQKQIEILQSEKNRVELELQTSKIAHRSRLLELEVLRKALLKKQVNKEETPRRSWRFALEKNLEICKDGDCRVLTYNCRTYELYISQKSSNYLFPGYGIRKVSCVDYKLGQFMHLHPKPIRDITYSQPRDLLLSAGLDGCVRIVERGIPSSTIKCGVPLWSCSWDNLRSNEFYVGGVGGVICQYDVRNPNTYINKVSIPGDLSPVVSLCSTEFGLLSCQLNSCNLWSVGSTRQWEPHPLPVDGPFMSLCYNGASHQVLVSGRASGSERSKLTLCKLKSSFKSDEVSFDVEHTFSGSSRSLTMSRAAWVTAPGATWVGAHSESESALFLHGLDGARTMSLPAAEPALDVCAAQLNGDTVLAALSASRLRLYKAVSTNS; encoded by the coding sequence ATGGGTGACAGCTCAGACAGCAGTCccaatattataattgatgACCATTCAACCAACAATGCCTCAGAGACTCCTTCGCCTCCGAGCCCAGACATTCTGGAAGACAGCTCTCACTTAAATGAACCTTCTCCAGGCTATGAGCCTTCTTCACCACGCTATGAGCCTCCTTCATCACGCTATGAGCCTCATTCACCACGCTATTCTCCAATCTATGAGCCTTCTTCTCCAGTCTATGAGCCTTCTTCTTCACTGAATTCTAACTCACAAAGTTATGCTGTTATGACCTCTCTTTATCGGCCTGCTGCACTTGAAGTACATCTTGATTTACCCATTTATGAACCTGTAAATCCttccaataatatttatgttgcTATACCATGGACTTATGAATCGAGAAATTTAGAACAATCAGAAGATAGCAATCCAGTTATAGTTAATGAAGAATCAAGCAGCTCACCTCAAGATATAGTTAAGACTTATGAGAATTATTCAGAGCCACCTGCAAAAATAAGACGTTTAAGTTCCCCTAAACAAAATGATGACTGTGATGGTGAAACTTGTCCAATATGTTTAGATACCTGGGGAAATTCAGGTGACCATAGACTGGTTGCACTCCGATGTGGACATTTATTTGGAGCAAAATGTGTTGAAAGGTGGCTCAAGACACAGGTGTCTAAGAACAGATCTTGCCCTACATGTAAACGTAAAGCATCTATGAAAGATCTGAGATTTATTTATGCCAGACGATTAGTTGCAGCAGATACTACACAAATAACTGCTcttcaaaaacaaatagaAATCTTACAGTCTGAGAAAAACAGAGTAGAATTAGAGCTTCAAACTTCAAAGATAGCACATCGTTCGAGATTATTAGAGTTAGAAGTCTTGAGAAAAGCATTACTGAAAAAACAAGTCAATAAAGAGGAGACGCCACGACGATCATGGCGGTTtgctttagaaaaaaatttggaaATATGTAAAGATGGTGATTGTCGTGTGCTTACATACAATTGTCGAACATATGAACTGTACATATCACAAAAAAGTTCTAACTACTTGTTTCCTGGTTATGGAATCAGAAAAGTAAGTTGTGTTGACTACAAATTGGGACAGTTTATGCACTTGCATCCTAAACCAATCAGAGATATTACATATTCTCAACCTAGAGATTTACTTTTGAGTGCTGGTTTAGATGGTTGTGTAAGAATTGTGGAAAGAGGAATACCCAGCTCCACTATTAAGTGTGGGGTACCTTTGTGGTCATGCTCATGGGACAATCTAAGAAGCAATGAGTTCTATGTTGGGGGTGTAGGAGGTGTCATTTGCCAATATGATGTTCGTAATCCtaatacttatataaataaagtttcaaTACCTGGAGATCTTTCACCAGTTGTATCACTATGTTCAACAGAATTTGGACTGTTATCATGCCAATTAAACTCTTGTAATTTGTGGAGTGTGGGTAGTACAAGACAATGGGAGCCACATCCATTGCCAGTAGATGGTCCTTTTATGTCACTGTGTTATAATGGTGCATCCCATCAAGTGTTGGTGTCAGGTAGGGCTAGTGGGTCAGAAAGGTCAAAGTTGACActgtgtaagttaaaatcaaGTTTTAAAAGTGATGAAGTGTCATTTGATGTTGAGCATACATTCAGTGGATCTTCTCGATCATTAACAATGTCTCGTGCTGCCTGGGTAACAGCCCCAGGAGCAACTTGGGTGGGTGCTCATTCAGAAAGTGAGTCtgcattatttttacatgGACTGGATGGAGCCCGGACTATGTCTTTGCCTGCAGCTGAACCTGCATTAGATGTATGTGCGGCCCAACTAAATGGTGACACGGTATTAGCAGCGCTCTCAGCCTCTCGACTTAGATTGTACAAAGCAGTTTCAACAAATTCCTGA